In Thermanaeromonas sp. C210, the genomic stretch AGTTACCTTTGTGAGGAATACGGCCTCAAGGGCGATGCCCGGCGGTGCCTGGAACTGCTCTTTACTCTGCACGGTGGCCGGGAGGCCCTGCGGGGAGCCGGTCCTCTTAGCAAAATGAAGGCCGCCCGGGAGCCCCTGGAGCATTTGGAAGAAGTTCTGGCCGTCCTGGAACGCTACGGTCTGGGATCCTACCTCTTCATCGACCTGGGCATTTTGAGGGATTTCGATTATTACACCGGCCTCGTATTTGAAGGTTATACGGCCGGCCTGGGGTTTCCCGTCTTGGGCGGGGGCCGATACGACGAGCTGTTACAGGAGTTCGGCTATCCTTGCCCGGCTACCGGATTTGCGGTGGGGCTGGAGCGGGTGTTAACGGTGAGGAACGGCCTGGGTTCGCCCCCCGAGGAGAGCCCTACCGGTTACTTGGTGGCCGGGGAGGACCTGGCGGAGGTTCTCCTCCGGGCCCGGGAATTGCGGCTTACCGGGGCACGGGTGCAACTGGCTTGGGGCCTGAAGACCCCGGAAGAGGCCGCCGGGGAAGCGGCGGAACGGAAGCTCACTCCCGTGTGGGTATCATCCAGGGGTGAAGGGGAATGAATGACGTGGTGGTGACCTTAGCCCTGCCCAAGGGGAAGTTGGGGCATGAGACCTTAAAACTTTTGGCCGTCGCAGGCTTGCCGGTAGAGGGGGTTTCCACAGAAGCGAGGCAGCTCACTTTCAGTTTTCCTCGAGAATCCCTGCGCTATATCATCTGCCGGCCGACTGATGTGCCTACTTATGTGGAACATGGGGCGGCCGACCTGGGGATCGTAGGGAAGGATACCCTGGTGGAAAGCGGAGCCGATGTATTCGAACTGGTAGACTTGGGGTTTGGCTACTGCCGCTTTGTAGTTGCTGCTCCGCGACGGCAGTGGGAAGAAGCCGGGGGTTCCCTGGAAACCCTGCTGGCCGGGAGCCGCCGGGTGGCCACCAAGTTTCCC encodes the following:
- the hisG gene encoding ATP phosphoribosyltransferase, translated to MNDVVVTLALPKGKLGHETLKLLAVAGLPVEGVSTEARQLTFSFPRESLRYIICRPTDVPTYVEHGAADLGIVGKDTLVESGADVFELVDLGFGYCRFVVAAPRRQWEEAGGSLETLLAGSRRVATKFPRVAARFFSDLGQQVEIIKLHGNIELAPQVGLADLIVDIVSTGRTLRENDLVEVKPIFQATARLIANRVSYRMHHERLQPLVERLRRASNNLGEKRDFQILSS
- the hisZ gene encoding ATP phosphoribosyltransferase regulatory subunit; translation: MNLNRQLQLPEGVDDFLPGAAAAKRDLEYKLLTLFQGWGYQEVVTPTFEFVEVFQAGQANGSEDVLYKFIDRQGRVLALRPEMTAPIARLVATRLKREKLPLRLCYSATVFRYEDPARGRRREFNQAGVELLGASGVGADCEVVALAVEALLQAGLKEFRIGLGQVAVTKGVLAELNLPGEALARVKEAMVGKDWVRLSYLCEEYGLKGDARRCLELLFTLHGGREALRGAGPLSKMKAAREPLEHLEEVLAVLERYGLGSYLFIDLGILRDFDYYTGLVFEGYTAGLGFPVLGGGRYDELLQEFGYPCPATGFAVGLERVLTVRNGLGSPPEESPTGYLVAGEDLAEVLLRARELRLTGARVQLAWGLKTPEEAAGEAAERKLTPVWVSSRGEGE